TCATTTTGTGGTGACGGCAACGGATGCCGCGGGGAACGAGACAACTGTCCAGCGGAACATCATCTTTGCCGCTCCAGCCTGGGGGGATATCAACAGCGACGACAGGGTGGATATCCTCGACGCCCTGATTGCGCTGCAGATTTCCAATGGCATGCTGACCCAGACTGATTTTGACCTGATCCGCGGGGATGTTGCTCCATTGATAGACGGCAAACCGGTCTCCGACGGCAGGATCAATGTGGGTGATGCCGTCGTCATTCTCCAGGCTGCAGTCAACCTGATCACACTTGAGGCACCTCAAAAATAAAAAGAAAGCGAGTGTTGCAGGTATGAAAGTGAACAGAGCGATATTATCAGGTTTTATCCTGTGGGTTTCCATTCTTTCCGGTTGCGGTTTCGGCGGTTTCACCGACAATCCCAACAACGATGCAGCATCCGCCAACCAGTCGAAGACCGACACCGATACCAAGATAACCGGCGTCGTTGCCAAAGGATTGTTCAAGGATGGTACGGTGCGGGTTTATGCCCTCAACACCGACGGCACCGAAACGTTGCTCAGGACCTCCAAGATCAACGCGTTCGGCAATTATTCATCGCGCATCAGCGCATTCAAGACCAGTACCACCGGGTCCTATAACGGTATTTACCTGATCAAGGCGACCGGCTCCTATCTCGACGAATCGACCGGCTCGGTGCTGACCATCGACGAGGGAAATCCCCTCAGAGCCGTTATCGCCAATCCGTCGGGGATCTTTACTGCCTCGGTGACCCCGCTGACGGAGCTTGCCGCCAGAAAAGTCCTGGCGCTCCAGCAGGGGGGAAAGAGTCTGGCCTCCACCGATGTAACGGCAGCAAATGCATTGATTTCGGAGATGTTCAAGGTGGACATTATCGGTACGAAGCCGGTGGAGCCGGATCAGACGCCAGCCGGTATCAAAGCCGATACCGGGCAGGGGCAGAGGGATTATACCCTGGCGCTTGCCGCCATCTCACAGATGGCCAAAGCTGATGCAGGGGCACTGGCCGGGACCTTGAATGCCCTGAGCGGCGATATCGCAGACGGCGCCATGTCAGTGGAGAGTGCCGGCGCCTTTCAGTCAGCGCTGACCGCTTTTCTCGGCTCGGATAAGAATGCCACCGGTATCACCAGCATCAACAATACCAACCTGGCCAACGCCGGCGGCACGACAAAAACCATCAAGATTGCCACCTCTGCAAAGGAGGGTGCCAACGCCCTTATCCGGGGCATAACGGTGACGCTGGTGTTGCCCCCCGGGGTTACTCTGAGAGCGAATTTTGTAACCTCCAAAGAGAAAAAAGAACCCTTGTCTGCGGTTGTTACCCTGCCAAGTACCATGTCCGCGAATACCCAATTTCAGTCGGCATATAGTCCACCTGCCTCGGGTGCTCGGGGGATGGTCACCATATCTCTGGGTAATGCATACGGTTTTGCAGCCGGGGAGTTTTTGATGATCAAATGCGATGTGGCCCCGGGGGCGGTACCAGTGACTTCGGATTTCACCATCTACCGCAATCCCGATAATCCTGAAGATCCGAAGAATTTCCAGGCGGTAGACGGCAATGGGGCGCTCTTCCCGCCTGAGGTGCTCAGCGCGGAGATAATGCCCGAGTAAACGGGGGCGATTTCACCGAGACAGGCCGATCGGGATGTATGGCAAGTCGGGATCGGCCTGTCTTTTGGATTTTTGGCAGCTGGGGCGATGGGGCGGCTACGGCAGCCGTCCTGGAAACACGGCAGCAATCTTACTTGCTGCCTATGGTGGAAAGAGTAATTCTCCGGAGGCAATTGCCGTTGTCGGTAATGCCCTTGTCTGCTTCGTCCCACAGTTTTATTTTCGATGCCGCCAGTTCCAGCTTGCCGGAGGACAGGACCCCAATGGGAATGGCAGTCTCAAGGCCATGCCCCACTATCTGCACCAGTTCCTCGTCATTGACGTTCACCTCCGAAAGGAGGCGGTCACGCCAAGCTTCTTCCTCTGCGGACGGTTGCAGGGTGTAGTTCGGTTGTGTCGAAGGGGCAGGCTCCTCTGCCTTCAGCCAGGCCGGCATCAGGCAAAGGAAAAGACAGGCAAACGCGGCGGTTTTTTTCATGTTAGCGGCTCCTTGATGGGATATTTCGCGAAAGGGCACTCCTAAATGGGGACGCACTTTTGCTGTCCATTGAAAAAAAGGAGAGCAATTCAAATGCCAAAGTGCAACTAGCCGATTTTCCACAATTTTATTGTGGCAACACTTTGATCTGTAAAGAAATCGTACAGGCGGAAATTCCATTCATTCCCGGTGATGCGGACAAAACGCAATTATTTTCAGTATGTTAAGTCTGCAATAGGGGGTGTTTGCCGCCTGTAATGATTCCATACATTCAGGAATGATGATTCCGTTCCGGGCATGCATTTGTCAGGTTGCCGTCCTTGACAGGCTATTCCTTTTTCTGTATAAAATTCTGTGCTTTATTAAAGCAAAAAGGGGCGCCTGATGTTCATAATTGCCAATTTTCTCAATGCCATTGCCTATGTCCTTGAGTTCTCACTCAACATTTACATGTACATCATAATTGCCAGGGCAATTCTTTCCTGGGTCAATCCTGATCCATACAATCCGATAGTCAATTTTCTCTACCGTGCAACCGATCCGGTACTTTACCGGGTCCGGCGTATGCTCCCGGACATGGGGGGGCTGGACTTGTCCCCAATGATCGTACTGCTTATTATCTTTTTCCTGCAGAAGTTTCTGGTCAATTCCGTTTTTGAATTGGCAAACAGGCTGAAGTTCGCCGTGGGGGCATAACTGTGAAAATAACTCCCATAGACATCCAGCAGCAACAGTTCAAGGGGAAAATGATCGGTGGCCTCGACCCGGAGGATGTGGATGCCTTCCTGCAGATGGTAGCCCAGGAGATGGAAGGGCTTCTTCGGGAAAATAACGAGCTCAAGGAACAGCTGAATCGCAACAGTGCAGCCATGGCAGCCATGGAAGGCCAGGAAACGAAGCTTCGCGATGCAGTGCTTGCTGCCCAGAACATAGCTGAAGATATGAAGGCCAATGCCCGTAAGGAGGCTACTTTGCTTGTTTCTGAAGCCGAGTTGAAGGGTGAAAGAATTATTGCCGCTGCAGAACAGAAACTGGTGGAACTGACCAGCCAGATCCAGGACCTGCGCAGGGAGAAAGTGCAGTTTGAAACTTCCTTGAAGTCTCTTCTAGATGCCCACTACAAAATGCTCTCCTTCAATGAAGAATGACGGCGACACAGGCAGTCTCAAGGTAACCGAGACCGCTGATGGGGTGATTTTCACCGTTCACGTTCAACCCCGTGCTTCTCGCAATGAGATCTGCGGCGTTCAGGGAGACGAACTCAGGCTCCGCCTCACCGCACCGCCGGTCGATGACGCGGCCAACAAGCTCTGTATAGAGCTTTTGGCCAAGGCTCTCGGCGTGGCAAAATCCCATTTGGCCCTGACCTCTGGGGCGAAATCCCGGCACAAGACCATCAGGGCCGAAGGGGTCTCAAAGAATACTGTTCTTTCTCTGGTAAAATGATTAGCAGTGCAGGAGGAGATATGAAAGCCAGAGATATAATGGTTTCGGATGTTCCGGTCATTACCACCAAGGCCACAGTCGCACAAGCGGTGCAGATGCTGAAGGATAACTATGGTGACGAGAGCTTCATCAATGCCGCTCCCGGTCTTGTGGTGCTCTCCGAACGTGGAGGTCTTGCCGGCATCCTCACCCCTCTCAGCGTCATCACGGCCCTTATCGGGGACATGACCGGCGTGACATCGGCGGCAAAACTTGATGATTCTTTTTTTTCCGAACGCTGCGACATGATAAAGGGGCTGCCGGTTTCGGAGATCATGGAACGTCAGGCAATCTCCGTCACCGAGGACGCCCACGTTGCCGATATTGCCGAACTCTTCGTCAAGCACCGGTTTCAGCGCCTGCCGGTGGTCAAGGGAAGCCGGGTCGTCGGCATTATCTACCGTTCGCGTCTGCTCTTTGCCATGACTGAAAAAATGACAACTTGACTTGACAAAACTAACTGCAAATACCTATATTAGCTACTGTGATTCATGAGAAAAAGGAGGTAGTTGGAAAATGCCACTCTACGAATATGCATGCAACAGTTGCGGAAATAACTTCGAATTGCGCCAGAAGTTCTCGGATGCCCCTGCCAGTGAATGCCCCAGCTGTGGTGGACCTGTACAGAAGCTGATTTCCCAGGCAGGTTTCTCCCTCAAGGGGGGCGGATGGTACAACGATGGGTACAGCAGTAGCAAAAGTTCCGATGCCCCGGCTTGCCCTTCGGGTGGCAGCTGCGCCGGATGTCCGTCTGCCGCTGCATAGCAACATCCCAAAAGACTGCAGCTCCGCAAGGAGCAGGGAAAATCCTCCGGCGACGGGGGATTTTTTTTGCCCTGCTTTCCCAGGAAAATACTTTACAAAGGTCCCGCTGTTACTTATTATTTCTAATTTCTACAAATGGTTAAAAGGAGCTTATCTTATGGCGAAAATAATAGACGGGAAAGCAATTGCGGCAAAAATTCGCGGTGAAATTACCGCAGAGGTGGCGAAACTGGCCGCTCAGGGCATAACACCGGGTCTTGCCGTGGTGCTTGTGGGCGAAGATCCGGCAAGCAAGGTCTATGTCAGCATGAAGGAAAAGGCGTGCAAGGATGTGGGGATCTTTTCCGACGAATACAAACTTCCTGCGGAGACGACAGAAGAAGAGCTTTTGCAACTGATTGACAAGTTGAACAAGGACAGGAAGATACATGGCATCCTCGTCCAGCTTCCGCTGCCGAAGCAGATAAATACGGAAAAGGTGCTGGAGGCAATTTCTCCGGAAAAGGACGCCGATGGGTTCCACCCCTACAATGTGGGCAGGCTGGTCATCGGCAAGCCTCTTTTTCAGCCATGCACACCTTATGGAGTCATGGTCATGCTCAAGGAAACGGGGGTCGATCTTGCCGGCAAGGAGGTGGTCGTTGTCGGCCGCTCCAACATCGTCGGTAAGCCGGTTGCTTTCATGTGTCTGCAACAGAATGCCACGGTAACCCTCTGCCACTCCAAAACACGTGACTTGGCAGCCAAAGTGGCCATGGCCGATGTGGTGATTGCCGCCGTCGGCCAGCCGGAAATGATAAAGGGTGCCTGGATCAAGAAAGGGGCGGTGGTCATCGATGTGGGGGTGAATCGTGTCGGTGAAAAGAAGCTGGTCGGCGATGTTGAATACGAAGCAGCCTCTGCCCGCGCTTCAGCAATCACTCCGGTGCCCGGTGGTGTCGGACCGATGACGATTACCATGCTCCTTTACAATACACTGGAATCGGCGAAAAGGCGGTAATTAAGGCGGTTGCAGTCGGTGATGAAAATCTCAGATTTCAAACCGCCGACTGCCGACCACCGACCGTTTTTAAAAATATGATCGTAAGCAAACAAAAACCAATAGCTGAAATCCTTGCCGTTCTCGCCGATGATGATAAAATTTTTCTCATTGGCTGCGCAAAGTGCGCCACTGTCTGCAAGGCGGGGGGCGAGGAAGAGATTTGGCAGATGCAGGATACGTTGACTGCCGCCGGCAAGGAGGTGACCGGATCGGTGGTCATCGACGAGGCTTGCCACATGCTGCGTTCAGGCCGGGACCTGCGCGCGAAGAAGGAGATGGTGGACGAGGCGGATGCGTTGCTGGTATTGGCCTGCGGTGCCGGCATCCAGTCAATTTCGTCAAGCACCCCGAAGAAAACGGTTGCCGGCCTGAATACCCTTTTCCTCGGTAATATCCGCCGTTTCGGACACTTTGAACAGAAATGCTCCCTCTGCGGCGACTGTATCCTCACTGAAACCGGCTGCATCTGTCCGGTAACCGTCTGCCCCAAGGGACTTTTGAATGGACCTTGCGGTGGCATGGACAACGGCCGGTGTGAGACGGACAAGGAAAGGGAGTGTGTCTGGTTCCAGATCTACGAGCGCCTCAAGGCCAGGGATGCATTGGATAAGCTGAAAAAAACCGTTTCTCAGAAGGATTATTCCGGAATGCTCAAGCCGGGGACCCTGAAGCTGGAGAAAGAAATCCCCCGATGATCTCCCGACTGCAGCAAAAACTCATGACAGGCAGCTTTGTCCTGACTGCTGAGGTCTGTCCTCCCAAAGGATCCGACTGCAGCGAATTTCTGGAAAAGGCCCGAAAGCTGGCACCGTTGGTGGATGCGGTCAATGTCACCGATAACCAGGGGGCGACAATGCGAATTTCCCCCCTGGCTGCAGCTGCTCTCCTGGTGCGGGAAGGGATTGAGCCGATCTATCAGATTACCTGTCGCGACAGAAACCGGCTGGCCCTGCAGAGCGACCTGCTTGGTGCGGCAGCGCTGGGCATAAACAATGTCTTGGCACTGTCCGGAGATCACATTTCTTTCGGGGACCACCGTGCAGGCAAACCGGTCTTCGATCTTGATTCGGTCCAGCTGCTACATGCCATAAGGGGGCTAGGTGAAGGGATGGATCTGGCTGGGAAGAGCATCACAGGTTTACCGTCTTTTTTTGTCGGTGCGGCCGCAGCCCCCGAAGCCGAACCTTTTGAACTTACCACCTTCAAGCTGGAGAAGAAGGTAGTTGCAGGAGCAAGCTTTTTTCAGACCCAGGCTATTTTCGACCCGGAGCGCCTCGCCCTTTTCGCTGAGGCGATAAAACCGCTTCAGGTGAAGGTAATAGCCGGTATCCTGCTTCTCAAATCGGCGGGCATGGCACGATATGTCAACAACAATATCCCTGGACTGAAAGTGCCGGCTGCATTGATAGAAGAACTGGAAAAAGCGACAGATCCGCTGGCAGCCGGTGTCGACATTGCCAAAAGGCTTGCCGCTGCCTGCAAACCCCATTGCCATGGGCTGCACATCATGGCCATGGGGAGAGAAGACCTGATTCCTGAAATCCTGGAGTCGGTGAAGAGTGAAGAGTGAAGAAAAAACATCTATCCAGGAGCTGAATCATGCAGGTGAAAAAAGCAGTATTTCCCGTTGCCGGGCTTGGCACCAGGTTTCTTCCCGCAACAAAGTCCACCCCAAAAGAGATGCTCCCCCTGATTGACAAGCCTCTGGTGCAGTATGTGGTTGAAGAGGCGGTTGCCTCGGGCATCGAACAGATACTCTTCGTCACCGGCAGGAGCAAGCGGGCTATTGAGGACCATTTCGACATCTCTTTCGAGCTGGAATCACTGCTGTACGACAAGGGGAAGGACGCTGAACTCAGCCAGATCAGGGATATTGCCGAGATGATGAATATCTTCTACGTGCGGCAGAAACAGGCACTCGGTCTTGGCCATGCCATCCTCTGCGCCAAGGAATTCATCGGCAACGAACCCTTTGCCGTTCTGCTGGGTGATGACATCATCGACGGCAAAAAACCATGTCTGGGACAACTGCTGGAGGTCTACCGCAAGTATCGCGGGCCGGTCCTGGCGCTGGAACAGGTGCCCATGGAGAATATCTCTTCCTATGGCTGTGTCGCCGCCAACACTATCTCGGACCGGATCTACGAGGTGGTGGATATGGTGGAAAAGCCGAAGCAGGAGGATGCCCCGTCCGATCTGGCGATAATCGGCCGCTACATTCTCACCCCGGATATCTTCCCCATTCTTGAAAAACAGGAGCCGGGCAAGGGGGGAGAGATCCAGCTTACCGATGCCATAAAGAAACTGGCAAAGGATGAAGCTATTTACGGCTGCCGTTTCGAAGGCATCCGCCATGACTGTGGCGACAAGCTGGGCTTTCTCAAGGCCACAGTTGATATGGCCTTGAAGCGGGAGGAATTCAACGGCGACTTCGAGAGGTTCCTGCGGGAACGGCTGGACTGCGTCAAACGGTGATTAGTGAAGTGATCCTCTGATGCCGCTGCTGCTGTTGATGTACTGAAAGAAAGCTATCAGCTTGAAGGTGTCTTTCGTGTAGCCACGGGGGAATGAACCTATACGGCCGATTTCACGCAAAGTCCTCAGGACCTCTTCATCAAGAATTCTGCTTCCCGAGCTCTCCAGCAATTTGACATCAACCACTTCGCCCTTTCTGTTGAAGGTGATCCTTACCGGTGTTACGCCTTGAATGCCATGTCGGGCCGCTTCCTGTGGGTAGCGCCATACCCCGTAAACCGCCGTCTCGAACCGGCGCAGGAATGACCCGAACAAAATATCATCGGTGTTGAGAAAAGAAGCCTCGCCGTCCTCCACCTCGGGTCCATATTTTTTGCGGTAGTTTTCTTCTATTTTGGCCATTTTGCCGGAGCTTGGAAAAAGCTTTGCCAGGGATGGCTGCTCCTGCCGGTTTGGTTTAAAGACGCTTTCTCCCCGTGGGGCTTCCTCACGGGGTATGATGCCACGCTCCTGCCGTTGCGGTATTCTTATCTCCTCTCTTGTCGCCTGTTGCCCCGGTTTCGCCACTGGTGGCTGTAACGGCGGCGCCAGCCGCTCTACTTCCCGCTCACCTTTAGGTGCGATTTCTTTTGGAACCCGTCGCTGCTTTTCCGCCAGTCTGCTTGTCTTTTTTTGCTCTTGAGGGGGCGGCGCCTTAACCTCCGGCAGGTCCCGCAATTCGACCATGTACGGTTCCTGTTTCGGGGGGTTCTTTTCCTGGGGGAACAGGATAAAGAATGCGAATACCGCCACGTGGAGGAGGAGGGATATTGCCAGGAGATAGAGGAATATCTTTTCTATGTGCTTGTCGGACATTCACTTGCCGGAGAAAATGGATTTCTCGAAAATTGTAAGCTGTCAGCGGCCAAATTGCAAATGGCGTTAAAATTTACCAGTGCCTTGAGGCGGAGCCAACGGTGCCGGATCAGAACGCCTGGTAGAGAATGGCGATGCCGAAGATAAGAAAAAGGCAGCCGGCTCCCTTGTGAATGGTGGAAAGAGGGACAAAGCGTGTAAGTTGTTTACCGACGAATATACCGAGCAGGGAAACAATCCACAAGGCCAATGTTGACCCAGCAAAAACTGACAGCGTGGAATCATGCTGGGCAGAGAGGCTGGTGGTTACCAACTGTGTCTTGTCACCCAGTTCCGCCAGCAGAATCATGATAAACGAAGTTGCTACCGGTCCCTTTGTTTTCAATTGATTTTCTTCCGCCTCTTCTTCCTCCTGGGAAAACCCGGCCGACCTCAGGGTGGTGATGCCGAAGAAAAGGAAGAGTATGCCTGAAACCATCTTGATCCAGAACAGGGGAAGGAAGGAGAACAATACCTGGCCGATGACGACTGCACCTATATTAAGCACGGCGAAGGCTGCAGCTATGCCGATGAAGATCCTTTTCCAGGGATATTTTGTCGCCAGTGCCATGGCGGTAAGTTGTGTCTTGTCCCCTAATTCTGCAAGGAAAATTATGCCGAAGGTGCTGATAAAAACGCTGAGATCCATTTGAACGCTCCTGATATGTGGTGGTGGGGATGGTAAAAGATAGCTGCACCATTTGCAAGAATGAAATGGTTGCCGGGTGTGGCGTTATTGGATATTCAAGGGAAGCCGGAGCAACTGCTGAAGTGCTTCTGACTAGCTTTTCCGGGCGAGCGCCCCGGTGACGCCATAAAAAGCAGCAGCATTCTCCCAGAGCACTTTTTTTGCCTTCTCCTCTCCCAGGGTCTCTATCACCAAGGTAAAATCGTCATCTCGGTAGGGTCTCGGCGCCCTTGTGGAGGGGAGATCGGTTCCGAACATCAACGTCTCCGGGTTTACCGCACAGAGCTCCTTAAGGGCTGTCGGCACATGGAAATCTATCCGCCCAAAGCCCGTTGCCTTGACTCGTACCCCCCGTTCTGCTAGCTTGAGGAGCACGGGAAAACCGTCACCTGAAAGCCCCAGGTGATCGATGCTGACAGCAGGCAGGCCGACCAGCGTCTCATACAGGTCCCCCAGCTCCCGGGCATCCACGTACAGCTCCACATGCCACCCTGCCAGATCGTATACCCGCCGCGCAAACTTTTCCAGATGCCGGATATCCTCCGATCCTCCCCGTTTCAAATTGAACCTCACGGCGCGTACTCCGGCCCCATTCAGCCGCAGCAGCTCCTCATCGGAAGCTGAAGCCGGCAACTGGGTCACACCGACAAAGCCGGGGCCCAGTTTTTCCAGGGCGTCGATCAGGTAGCTCTGGTCGTATGCCTGAAAGGAGCCGGATACTACGGCACCCCCGGCAAGCCGGTACCCCTTCATCCTGGCAAGATAATCCTCGCAGGTGAACATCTCGGGCAGGTAGCCCTGGTTCGGAACCAGAGGAAACCGGCCGTCGATGATGTGAAAGTGGGCGTCAAACAATTTGAAATTTTCAGCCGGCTTCATTGTTTGACCCGTTTCTGTATCTCCTGGACCTGGGGGTTATTGAGGATCTCAAGGAATCGAGGGTTTCCGGCCAGTGCGTCGATGTCCCCATTGGTAACTGCTGTCACCACATCAGGATCCTGAAGAAGTGCCTGCACTTCCGGGTTGTCCTTAAGCATGAGTATCAGTGCGACTATTTCCTTGTCCGCCAGCAGAGCATCCTGCAACTCCTCCAACTGCATCTTGACCTGCGGTTGCTTAATAGTGCTGTCGGCAGGTTCCAGTGCGGATGCCTCAAGTTGGCTGCAGCTCAGCACAAATACCAGCAAAGCGAGAATGCGGAATTTCATCATCTACCCCCGGTGTTATTTTGATTTGGCGCCTCAACGACTAAATAGTTTCCATCCGGAAAGGGTTCTTTTCTGTCCTGGCGGCGTCAATCTGCGGGCTTACTTGTGCGACGTACCGATGTACGTCTCCGCGCAAGCCCTTGATTTCCTTGCCAGAACAAAAAATCCCCTCTTTCCGAATCGGAAACCACTAGTTTCTCATCCGGAGTTTCCGGATGGAAACTAAATAATATGTCCAGGCACTGGATAATACAAGAACACTTTCCCTTGTCGCCCAAACTTAAAAAAAATCCCATCAATACTGGCAAGCCTTTTGTAAAGGGTTAAATATCCAGCCGATGATCAGCATTGGTTCCAGCGACCGACTTGCCAAAAGAAATCAGGTGCGAACGCCCTGTTTTCAGGTTTTGCAGTTGCCACTACCTCAAATCGGGGTAAGATTGAAAGTCTGATCAAGCTGGAGAAAAAAACTACATCTGCCTCTTTTTTGTGCGACAGCGCAGCCAGCTCTTTACTTGACTATCTTTGGGTTCGATGACATTCAGCAGGCATTAGTAGCGGAAATAATTTTATTGATACTAAAAAAATTTGCTCAAATTATAAGCAGCTCTATGCTTGTTTCTCTGCGGGCTTTTTGTTATTATCCCGCCTGCACAAAATTTAGACTCTGATTCATTCGACGTTATTGATCTGGCTCAAGGCCCAAACCTTTGCCACAGCTATAGTTGCTTATTACTTTATTTACGAGGTTTTCCCATGCTGATAGTCGCCTGCATCAAACAGGTTCCGGACACCACCCAGGTGCAGATCGACCCGGTTACCAACACCCTGGTCCGGGAAGGAATTCCCTTTATCGTCAATCCCTACGACACCCATGCACTGGAAGAAAGCCTGCGACTGAAAGATCGTTTCGGTTGCCGGGTTGCAGCCATCTCCATGGGGCCTCCCAATGCGGAGGCCACACTGAAAAAGGCCCTGGCCCTGGGCGTTGATGAAGCGATACTGCTCAGCGACCGGGTTTTCGGCGGCGCCGATACCCTGGCCACGAGCAATGTCCTGGCTGCTGCCATCCGCAAATTATCGGAAGAGGAAGAAGTGGGGCTGGTCATCTGCGGCAAGCAGACTATCGACGGAGATACGGCCCAGGTCGGCCCCGGTATTGCCACCCGTCTCGGTTTCACCCAGCTTACCCTCATCGACCGTGTCGAGGATTTCGACCCTAAAGGCCGCAAAATACGTGTCAGGCGCAAGCTTGAAGGGCGGCACGAGATGGTCGAGGCGCCGCTCCCTGCCATGCTGACCGTCGTTCGCGAACTGAACCGTCCCCGTTACCCGACGGTTCCCATGCGATTGGCATCAGTGGATGCGGAGGTAAAAGTATGGAACAATCAGGTGTTGAAGCTCGATGAGCAGAAAATAGGACTGAAGGGCTCGCCAACCTGGGTGAGCCGGATCTTTTCCCCTGAACGTGAAAAGGGAGAGATCATCGGCGAAGGCATCCAGGACCCGAAGCAAACTGCCCGGCTGCTGGTGGAGAAGCTGTTGAGCAAGGATCTGCTCTCAATTTGAAAACAGTGATTGGTGATTGGACAAACAGTGATTGGTGATTGGTGACGGGTGACTTCGAACCTCGAACCTCGAACTTCGAACGTTTTTTAAGAGGCTTACATGACCGAAGAAATAAAAAAACCCCTGAAAAAACCACGCGGCAAGGCCTGCGTTCTGGAAGGTAAGTGCATTGCCTGCGGCGCCCGCTGCCAGAGTTCCTGCCCGGTGGATGCCATAGAGATGAATGAAGCCGGCGAACCGGTGATCAACCCGGATAAGTGCATCGGCTGTGTCAAGTGCGTCAAAGTCTGCCCTGCCCAGGCCATCGAGATGTTCTTCACCCCCGAAGAGCAGAAGATTCTCGACGAGATCCTGAAGCAGGGTGCCCCTGCCGTTGAGGAAATGGATGAAGAGGCTGCTTCCCTGGCGAAGAAGCTCGCAGCCTACCGTGGAGTCTGGGTTTTTATCGAACAGACCGAAGGTGAAGCCGCCAAGGTATCCTGGGAATTGCTCGGCAAGGGAAAAGAACTGGCTGCGGCCCTTGGCGTTGAGCTTTCCGCGGTGGTCATTGGCGAAAATGTGGAGCATCTCTGCCGCGAAGCCTTCGCCTATGGTGCCGTCAAGGCCTATCTCATGGACGCCCCGGTCTTCCATTACTACCGTACCGAAAGCTATCTCAGGGGTATCAACCACCTGATCGACAAGTACAAACCGGAGATCATCCTCATGGGCGCCACCGGCCTTGGCCGCGACCTGGCCGGCGCCGTGGCCACTGTCGTCGGCACCGGCCTCACCGCCGACTGCACCGGCCTTGCCATCGATGACAAGCGCAACCTGATGCAGACCCGCCCCGCCTTCGGCGGCAACATCATGGCCACCATCATGTGCGATAAGTTCCGTCCCCAGATGGCCACAGTCCGTCCCCACGTCATGCCCATGGCCGAACACAAGCCCGGCGCAACGGGTGAAATCATCCGCGAAACCTGTCCCGTACGTGAAGAAGACATCCTGGTCAAGGTGCTGGAGATTATCAGCGACAAGAAAAAAGACCAGGTGGATGTGGCTGGCGCCGATTTCATCGTCTCCGGCGGCCGGGGCATGATGGGCAAGGAAAACTTTGCCATGCTCCAGGAATTGGCCAATGAATTGGGCGGCGTGGTCGGCGCTTCGAGAAGTGCAGTGGATGCAGGCTGGATGCCGCAGGAGCGCCAGGTGGGGCAAACCGGTAAGACCGTTCGCCCAAAGATATATATCGCCTGTGGCATCTCCGGAGCTATCCAGCATCTGGTGGGGATGCAGGATTCCGATGTCATTATCGCCATCAACCGCGACAAGGAGGCCCCCATTTTCGAGGTGGCCACCTACGGTATCGTCGGCGACCTTTTCCAGATCGTGCCGGCCTTTACCAATCTCCTGAGGGAGATGAAGGCTGCGAAAGGCTCAAAGTAACAATAACCAGAGATGAGGATAACCATGTCACCCAATCCGACACTATTCACCATATTACTCGTTGCTGCCCTGGTTTTTTTCGCCTGGAGCTGCTACAGGCGTTTCAGCCTCATAACCCTCGGCCGGGAGGAGAATCGCTACGACAACCCCGGGCTGCGCATCTGGGACATGCTCCTCTATGCCTTCGGCCAGAAAC
This region of Geotalea daltonii FRC-32 genomic DNA includes:
- a CDS encoding energy transducer TonB, with the translated sequence MSDKHIEKIFLYLLAISLLLHVAVFAFFILFPQEKNPPKQEPYMVELRDLPEVKAPPPQEQKKTSRLAEKQRRVPKEIAPKGEREVERLAPPLQPPVAKPGQQATREEIRIPQRQERGIIPREEAPRGESVFKPNRQEQPSLAKLFPSSGKMAKIEENYRKKYGPEVEDGEASFLNTDDILFGSFLRRFETAVYGVWRYPQEAARHGIQGVTPVRITFNRKGEVVDVKLLESSGSRILDEEVLRTLREIGRIGSFPRGYTKDTFKLIAFFQYINSSSGIRGSLH
- a CDS encoding TMEM165/GDT1 family protein, producing MDLSVFISTFGIIFLAELGDKTQLTAMALATKYPWKRIFIGIAAAFAVLNIGAVVIGQVLFSFLPLFWIKMVSGILFLFFGITTLRSAGFSQEEEEAEENQLKTKGPVATSFIMILLAELGDKTQLVTTSLSAQHDSTLSVFAGSTLALWIVSLLGIFVGKQLTRFVPLSTIHKGAGCLFLIFGIAILYQAF
- a CDS encoding amidohydrolase family protein, coding for MKPAENFKLFDAHFHIIDGRFPLVPNQGYLPEMFTCEDYLARMKGYRLAGGAVVSGSFQAYDQSYLIDALEKLGPGFVGVTQLPASASDEELLRLNGAGVRAVRFNLKRGGSEDIRHLEKFARRVYDLAGWHVELYVDARELGDLYETLVGLPAVSIDHLGLSGDGFPVLLKLAERGVRVKATGFGRIDFHVPTALKELCAVNPETLMFGTDLPSTRAPRPYRDDDFTLVIETLGEEKAKKVLWENAAAFYGVTGALARKS
- a CDS encoding electron transfer flavoprotein subunit beta/FixA family protein, with the translated sequence MLIVACIKQVPDTTQVQIDPVTNTLVREGIPFIVNPYDTHALEESLRLKDRFGCRVAAISMGPPNAEATLKKALALGVDEAILLSDRVFGGADTLATSNVLAAAIRKLSEEEEVGLVICGKQTIDGDTAQVGPGIATRLGFTQLTLIDRVEDFDPKGRKIRVRRKLEGRHEMVEAPLPAMLTVVRELNRPRYPTVPMRLASVDAEVKVWNNQVLKLDEQKIGLKGSPTWVSRIFSPEREKGEIIGEGIQDPKQTARLLVEKLLSKDLLSI
- a CDS encoding FAD-binding protein — encoded protein: MTEEIKKPLKKPRGKACVLEGKCIACGARCQSSCPVDAIEMNEAGEPVINPDKCIGCVKCVKVCPAQAIEMFFTPEEQKILDEILKQGAPAVEEMDEEAASLAKKLAAYRGVWVFIEQTEGEAAKVSWELLGKGKELAAALGVELSAVVIGENVEHLCREAFAYGAVKAYLMDAPVFHYYRTESYLRGINHLIDKYKPEIILMGATGLGRDLAGAVATVVGTGLTADCTGLAIDDKRNLMQTRPAFGGNIMATIMCDKFRPQMATVRPHVMPMAEHKPGATGEIIRETCPVREEDILVKVLEIISDKKKDQVDVAGADFIVSGGRGMMGKENFAMLQELANELGGVVGASRSAVDAGWMPQERQVGQTGKTVRPKIYIACGISGAIQHLVGMQDSDVIIAINRDKEAPIFEVATYGIVGDLFQIVPAFTNLLREMKAAKGSK